The Pseudofrankia inefficax genome window below encodes:
- a CDS encoding phosphatase PAP2 family protein, which translates to MVIATNDVAGSAQPPPRPEGARAGSGPAPAGEPGQKPGERPDPKATPAAADRVAAERLPRWWVEIPAIASLYGLYTGIRGLKSDDLAGADRTARRLLHLEQVTHLNPEHPLNNFLVHATVLAVPACYFYATLHYILTPVVLAWMYRRNPAHYRRARSTILLTTILGLVGFWLLPTTPPRLLHGAGFHDTMAQVSDWGWWDDDASAPRGLGGLTNQYAAMPSLHCAWALWCGFLIARHARRPVIRVLGASYPVLTTLVVMSTGNHYFFDAVGGIVDLVLAAGIVLLVGRVARRRPTPEPGAGAGPAAPQQAGAQVPSQGLAAVAAHPPGRMPIGGRRPAWSPRLAAVPGPAPG; encoded by the coding sequence GTGGTCATCGCGACGAACGACGTCGCCGGTTCGGCGCAGCCTCCGCCGCGCCCCGAGGGCGCCAGGGCCGGCAGCGGGCCGGCGCCGGCCGGTGAGCCCGGACAGAAACCAGGCGAGCGGCCCGATCCGAAGGCCACGCCCGCCGCGGCCGACCGGGTCGCGGCGGAACGGCTGCCGCGCTGGTGGGTGGAGATCCCGGCCATCGCCTCGTTGTACGGGCTGTACACCGGCATCCGAGGCCTCAAGAGCGACGATCTGGCCGGGGCCGATCGCACCGCCCGACGGCTGCTGCACCTCGAGCAGGTCACGCACCTGAACCCGGAGCACCCGCTCAACAACTTCCTCGTGCACGCCACGGTCCTCGCGGTGCCCGCCTGCTACTTCTACGCGACGCTGCACTACATCCTGACGCCCGTCGTGCTGGCCTGGATGTACCGCCGCAACCCGGCGCACTACCGGCGGGCCCGCAGCACGATCCTGCTGACGACGATCCTCGGCCTGGTCGGCTTCTGGCTGCTGCCGACGACGCCGCCGCGGCTGCTGCACGGCGCCGGCTTCCACGACACGATGGCCCAGGTCAGCGACTGGGGCTGGTGGGACGACGACGCGAGCGCGCCGCGTGGGCTCGGCGGCCTGACCAACCAGTACGCGGCGATGCCCTCGCTGCACTGCGCCTGGGCGCTCTGGTGCGGCTTCCTCATCGCACGGCACGCCCGCCGGCCGGTCATCCGGGTGCTGGGCGCCTCCTACCCGGTGCTGACGACGCTGGTCGTCATGTCGACGGGTAACCACTACTTCTTCGACGCCGTCGGCGGGATCGTCGACCTGGTGCTGGCCGCCGGCATCGTGCTGCTGGTCGGCCGGGTCGCGCGGCGGCGCCCGACTCCCGAGCCCGGTGCCGGCGCCGGGCCGGCGGCGCCCCAGCAGGCCGGCGCGCAGGTGCCCTCGCAGGGGCTGGCCGCGGTGGCGGCGCACCCACCGGGCAGGATGCCGATCGGTGGCCGACGGCCGGCCTGGAGCCCCAGGCTGGCGGCCGTCCCCGGGCCCGCGCCCGGCTGA
- the metH gene encoding methionine synthase, producing MGTGVNQSLTAGHDVAARGRRIQELRDLLAQRVVVVDGAYGTMLQSVGLTPADYRVGGVVPEDHPRDVTGDPDLLNLTRPDVIRDVHHQYLVAGADVITTNTFTATSIGQGDYALQPLVREMNLAGAALARKVADEVAAETGTTRFVAGSIGPLNVTLSLSPRVDEPAYRAVTFDEVKASYAEQISALADGGVDLLLIETIFDTLNAKAAIAAAKEAAPELPLWISVTIVDMSGRTLSGQTVEAFWASIAHADPLVVGLNCSLGAAEMRPYVAELSALAGTHIASYPNAGLPNAFGGYDQTPAEAGQLLGEFATSGIVNIVGGCCGTTPAHIASVAGAVKGVTPRALPDRPARTRFSGLEPFEIAPSTGFVMIGERTNVTGSARFRRLIEADDYQAAVDVALEQVRGGANLLDVNMDADLLDGEQAMTTFLNLIATEPEVARIPIMIDSSKWSVLEAGLRCVQGKGVVNSISLKEGEEPFLDHARLIRSYGAGVVVMAFDEQGQADTTERKVAICGRAYDLLTQKIGFPAEDIIFDPNVLAVATGIAEHNGYAKAFIDALPLIKERCPGVHLSGGISNLSFSFRGNDVVREAMHSAFLYYAVTAGLDMGIVNAGQLAVYSDIPAELLELVEDVLFDRREDATDRLVTYAEELRASGGGATGPRKGADLSWRAGTVEERLSHALVRGIVDFIEEDTEEARAKSARPLDVIEGPLMDGMKIVGDLFGAGKMFLPQVVKSARVMKRSVAYLEPYMEAEKAQALAEGRIAPGRGAGKVVLATVKGDVHDIGKNIVGVVLGCNNYEVIDLGVMVPTAKILDTAVAEGADAVGLSGLITPSLDEMVSVAAEMDRRGLKLPLLIGGATTSRQHTAVRIAPAYQGTTVHVLDASRVVGVVSDLLDADRAAALDVRNRADQATLREQHENRQVRPLLSLAAARANREQISFDNLPTPSFTGLRTLTPSIAELREFIDWRFFFLAWELKGSYPAILDEPVARELFDDATALLDQVIADGTLTAHGVHGVWPAHADGDDLVVASSDGDVRFPMLRQQTEKPAGRANRSLADYVAPAGGGDHLGAFAVCIQGADALAAGFEADQDDYRSIMIKALADRLAEAFAEFIHLEARRAWFEPDASPAMADLHAERFRGIRPALGYPACPDHTEKRELFDLLGAETLGMQLTSSFAMTPAAAVSGLIFANPEARYFTVGRISREQVEDYAARQGKPVTEVERWLRPNLAYDPA from the coding sequence ATGGGCACCGGCGTGAACCAGAGCCTGACAGCGGGGCACGACGTCGCCGCGCGAGGGCGCCGGATCCAGGAGCTCAGGGACCTGCTCGCCCAGCGGGTCGTCGTCGTCGACGGCGCCTACGGCACCATGCTGCAGTCCGTCGGGCTGACCCCCGCCGACTACCGCGTCGGCGGCGTCGTCCCCGAGGACCATCCGCGTGACGTCACCGGCGACCCGGACCTGCTCAACCTGACCCGGCCGGACGTCATCCGTGACGTCCATCACCAGTACCTGGTGGCCGGCGCGGACGTCATCACCACCAACACGTTCACGGCGACGAGCATCGGCCAGGGCGACTACGCGTTGCAGCCGCTGGTCCGGGAGATGAACCTCGCCGGGGCGGCGCTCGCCAGGAAGGTCGCCGACGAGGTCGCGGCCGAGACCGGCACCACCCGCTTCGTCGCCGGCTCGATCGGCCCGCTGAACGTCACGCTGTCGCTGTCGCCGCGCGTCGACGAGCCCGCCTACCGGGCCGTCACGTTCGACGAGGTCAAGGCGTCCTACGCCGAGCAGATCTCCGCGCTCGCCGACGGCGGTGTCGACCTGCTGCTCATCGAGACCATCTTCGACACCCTGAACGCGAAGGCCGCGATCGCCGCCGCGAAGGAGGCCGCCCCCGAGCTGCCGCTGTGGATCTCGGTGACGATCGTCGACATGTCCGGCCGGACGCTGTCCGGGCAGACGGTCGAGGCCTTCTGGGCGTCGATCGCGCACGCCGACCCGCTGGTCGTCGGGCTGAACTGCTCGCTGGGCGCCGCCGAGATGCGGCCGTACGTCGCCGAGCTCTCGGCCCTCGCCGGTACGCACATCGCCAGCTACCCGAACGCCGGCCTGCCGAACGCGTTCGGCGGCTACGACCAGACGCCCGCCGAGGCCGGGCAGCTGCTGGGCGAGTTCGCGACGTCCGGGATCGTGAACATCGTCGGCGGCTGCTGCGGCACCACCCCGGCGCACATCGCCTCGGTCGCCGGCGCCGTCAAGGGCGTGACGCCGCGCGCCCTGCCGGACCGGCCGGCCCGGACCCGGTTCTCCGGCCTGGAGCCGTTCGAGATCGCGCCCTCCACCGGCTTCGTCATGATCGGCGAGCGGACCAACGTCACCGGCTCGGCCAGGTTCCGCCGCCTCATCGAGGCCGACGACTACCAGGCCGCCGTCGACGTGGCCCTGGAGCAGGTGCGCGGCGGGGCGAACCTGCTCGACGTCAACATGGACGCGGACCTGCTCGACGGCGAGCAGGCCATGACGACGTTCCTCAACCTGATCGCGACCGAGCCCGAGGTCGCCCGCATCCCGATCATGATCGACAGCTCCAAGTGGAGCGTCCTGGAAGCCGGGCTGCGCTGCGTGCAGGGCAAGGGCGTCGTGAACTCGATCAGCCTCAAGGAGGGCGAGGAGCCGTTCCTCGACCACGCCCGGCTGATCCGCTCGTACGGCGCGGGCGTCGTCGTCATGGCCTTCGACGAGCAGGGCCAGGCCGACACGACCGAGCGCAAGGTCGCGATCTGCGGCCGCGCCTATGACCTGCTGACCCAGAAGATCGGCTTCCCGGCCGAGGACATCATCTTCGACCCGAACGTGCTGGCCGTCGCCACCGGCATCGCCGAGCACAACGGCTACGCGAAGGCCTTCATCGACGCCCTTCCGCTGATCAAGGAGCGCTGCCCCGGGGTGCACCTCTCCGGCGGCATCTCGAACCTGTCGTTCTCGTTCCGGGGCAACGACGTGGTGCGCGAGGCGATGCACTCGGCGTTCCTGTACTACGCGGTGACCGCCGGGCTCGACATGGGCATCGTCAACGCCGGCCAGCTCGCGGTCTACTCGGACATCCCCGCCGAGCTGCTGGAGCTCGTCGAGGACGTGCTGTTCGACCGTCGCGAGGACGCCACCGACCGGCTGGTCACGTACGCCGAGGAACTGCGTGCCTCCGGTGGCGGCGCGACCGGCCCGCGCAAGGGCGCCGACCTGTCCTGGCGGGCGGGCACCGTCGAGGAACGGCTCTCGCACGCGCTCGTCCGCGGGATCGTCGACTTCATCGAGGAGGACACCGAGGAGGCCCGGGCGAAGTCGGCCCGGCCGCTCGACGTCATCGAGGGCCCGCTGATGGACGGGATGAAGATCGTCGGCGACCTGTTCGGCGCCGGCAAGATGTTCCTGCCGCAGGTGGTCAAGTCCGCCCGGGTGATGAAGCGTTCCGTCGCCTACCTCGAGCCGTACATGGAGGCCGAGAAGGCCCAGGCGCTCGCCGAGGGCCGGATCGCGCCTGGCCGCGGCGCCGGCAAGGTGGTCCTCGCGACCGTCAAGGGCGACGTCCACGACATCGGCAAGAACATCGTCGGCGTGGTGCTGGGCTGCAACAACTACGAGGTCATCGACCTGGGCGTCATGGTGCCCACGGCGAAGATCCTCGACACCGCCGTGGCCGAGGGGGCGGACGCGGTCGGTCTGTCCGGACTGATCACCCCGTCGCTCGACGAGATGGTCTCCGTCGCCGCCGAGATGGACCGCCGCGGGCTGAAGCTGCCGCTTCTCATCGGCGGCGCGACCACCTCCCGCCAGCACACCGCCGTGCGGATCGCGCCCGCCTACCAGGGCACGACCGTCCATGTGCTCGACGCGTCCCGGGTCGTCGGCGTCGTCTCCGACCTGCTCGACGCCGACCGCGCCGCCGCGTTGGACGTGCGCAACCGGGCCGACCAGGCGACCCTGCGCGAGCAGCACGAGAACCGGCAGGTCCGGCCGCTGCTGTCGCTCGCGGCGGCTCGGGCCAACCGGGAGCAGATCAGCTTCGACAACCTGCCCACCCCGTCGTTCACCGGCCTGCGGACGCTGACGCCGTCGATCGCCGAGCTGCGCGAGTTCATCGACTGGCGGTTCTTCTTCCTCGCCTGGGAGCTGAAGGGCAGCTACCCGGCGATCCTCGACGAGCCCGTCGCCCGTGAGCTGTTCGACGACGCCACGGCGCTGCTCGACCAGGTCATCGCCGACGGGACGCTGACCGCGCACGGCGTGCACGGCGTCTGGCCGGCCCACGCCGACGGCGACGACCTCGTCGTCGCGTCGTCCGACGGCGACGTCCGGTTCCCGATGCTGCGCCAGCAGACGGAGAAGCCGGCCGGCCGGGCCAACCGCAGCCTCGCCGACTACGTCGCGCCCGCCGGCGGCGGCGACCACCTGGGCGCGTTCGCCGTCTGCATCCAGGGCGCCGACGCGCTGGCCGCCGGTTTCGAGGCCGACCAGGACGACTACCGCTCGATCATGATCAAGGCGTTGGCCGACCGACTGGCGGAGGCGTTCGCCGAGTTCATCCACCTGGAGGCGCGCCGGGCCTGGTTCGAGCCCGACGCCAGCCCGGCGATGGCCGACCTGCACGCCGAGCGTTTCCGCGGAATCCGGCCGGCGCTCGGCTACCCGGCCTGCCCGGACCACACCGAGAAGCGGGAGCTGTTCGACCTGCTCGGCGCCGAGACCCTCGGCATGCAGCTGACCAGCTCGTTCGCGATGACCCCGGCGGCGGCCGTCAGCGGCCTGATCTTCGCGAACCCCGAGGCGCGCTACTTCACGGTCGGGCGGATCTCCCGCGAGCAGGTCGAGGACTACGCCGCCCGCCAGGGCAAGCCCGTCACCGAGGTCGAGCGCTGGCTGCGGCCCAACCTCGCCTACGACCCCGCGTAG
- a CDS encoding AAA family ATPase — translation MPLLDADDPLPRLPRRVVVAGTSGSGKTTLARRVGAILDIPHVDMDGLFHGPNWVPRESFLDDVEAFTSQPTWATEWQYSSVRGLLADRADLVLWLDLPRRTVMRQVIFRTVRRRLRRVELWNGNYEPPLSAFFTDPEHIVRWAWRGHHKTAARIASLRERCPDLTIVRFPNNSAVDRWCDGPLRASQQEKPAPDPPQSS, via the coding sequence GTGCCGTTGCTGGATGCCGATGACCCGTTGCCGCGCCTGCCTCGGCGGGTGGTCGTCGCCGGCACGTCGGGCTCCGGCAAGACGACGCTCGCGCGCCGGGTCGGCGCGATCCTCGACATCCCGCACGTCGACATGGACGGGCTTTTCCACGGCCCGAACTGGGTACCGCGGGAAAGTTTCCTCGACGACGTGGAGGCTTTCACCAGCCAGCCCACCTGGGCGACCGAGTGGCAGTACAGCTCGGTACGCGGACTGCTCGCCGACCGGGCCGACCTCGTGCTCTGGCTGGACCTGCCCCGCAGAACCGTCATGCGCCAGGTCATCTTCCGTACGGTGCGTCGCAGGCTGCGGCGGGTGGAACTCTGGAACGGCAACTACGAGCCCCCGCTGAGTGCCTTCTTCACCGACCCTGAGCACATCGTCCGCTGGGCCTGGCGAGGGCATCACAAGACCGCGGCGCGGATCGCGTCACTGCGTGAGCGGTGCCCCGACCTGACCATCGTGCGCTTTCCCAACAACTCCGCGGTCGACCGCTGGTGCGACGGCCCGTTACGGGCCTCTCAACAGGAGAAACCGGCGCCGGATCCGCCCCAGTCATCCTGA
- a CDS encoding toll/interleukin-1 receptor domain-containing protein, with protein sequence MSYTGADEAWATWVAAALEKAGRTVSLQVWDSPAGTNVVVWINEQMTAAKWTIAICSPAYFDAHWSTYEWAGALAGMKLIPLRVADCPLPPILAAAKRRTIVRMVTQVTWRYARAGALIFGGSRRCSLLAR encoded by the coding sequence GTGTCCTATACCGGTGCTGACGAGGCGTGGGCGACCTGGGTCGCCGCGGCGCTGGAGAAGGCCGGCAGGACGGTCTCCCTGCAGGTGTGGGACTCTCCCGCCGGGACCAACGTCGTCGTCTGGATCAACGAGCAGATGACGGCCGCGAAGTGGACGATTGCCATCTGCTCGCCGGCCTATTTCGACGCACACTGGTCCACCTACGAGTGGGCCGGGGCGCTGGCCGGAATGAAGCTGATCCCGCTGCGGGTCGCCGACTGCCCGCTGCCTCCGATACTGGCCGCAGCGAAACGGCGAACTATAGTGCGAATGGTGACCCAGGTCACATGGCGCTACGCCCGTGCCGGTGCGCTGATCTTCGGGGGTTCGCGTCGCTGTTCGTTGCTTGCGAGGTGA
- a CDS encoding DUF4240 domain-containing protein produces the protein MQVDEFWSIIEDSAGAVDLGKEDRADGLVADAVEARLAGLTLDDILQFDTHFRLAHIRAHTWSLWAAADLMLRFCSDDSFIDFRAGVIALGRETYEQVVTAPDTLAEHPLVIRIASGEADRYALQMEQLNYAAGKAYDRLAGKEHAYWDRTADEPRGPFAAAYAPGEKFQFQDPAQQQARLPRLWRLFRGSDGAPAALR, from the coding sequence ATGCAGGTGGACGAGTTCTGGTCGATCATCGAGGATTCGGCCGGCGCGGTCGATCTCGGTAAGGAAGACCGAGCCGACGGGCTGGTGGCTGACGCGGTCGAGGCGCGGCTTGCCGGGCTGACGTTGGACGACATCCTTCAGTTCGACACGCACTTCCGGCTCGCGCACATCCGCGCCCATACGTGGAGCCTCTGGGCGGCTGCCGACCTCATGCTGCGGTTCTGCTCGGACGACAGCTTCATCGACTTCCGCGCGGGTGTTATCGCACTCGGTCGCGAGACCTATGAGCAGGTCGTCACGGCGCCGGACACGCTCGCCGAGCATCCACTGGTGATCCGGATCGCCAGCGGGGAGGCGGACAGGTACGCCTTGCAGATGGAGCAGCTCAACTATGCGGCGGGGAAGGCTTACGACCGGCTCGCGGGCAAGGAACACGCCTACTGGGACAGAACAGCCGACGAGCCGCGCGGACCGTTCGCCGCCGCGTACGCGCCGGGTGAGAAATTCCAGTTCCAAGACCCAGCACAGCAGCAGGCTCGCCTTCCGAGACTCTGGAGGTTGTTCCGCGGCTCCGATGGCGCGCCGGCCGCCCTCAGATAG
- the fxsT gene encoding FxSxx-COOH system tetratricopeptide repeat protein — protein sequence MEVAEFAEVFADVVAARVVLESAGLVRSRHPGWTTAVEFWSEAGRLLAAGVVVDGRARLMGVAAGLFPGNEVFAAGVAGGLGDGGRGLSVWGVPERLVRFVGREDLLEEVHAAAGAAARVSLVALDGLGGVGKTALALEYAHRHRAEFDVVWWVVAERAELVEARLAELAGPLGLPAESDADAVWAALRGVASWLVVFDNVEEVAAVARFRPSGGGRVLVTSRNRAVRGLGSAWIEVPTLERSASLELLESGPAGADHVGADRVAALLGDLPLAVDQAAGYLARTGISAQRYARLVEAQPGVMLGRGQVVDRPDTVASVWQVSVTWLRAENPAAVGLLELCAWCGPEPIPVDLFTGDHVDWPETAGDRGGLAALRVAAGDSVAWEEAVGALVGYSLARRDGDALVVHRLVAAVTREDAPDGRSDEALRVLAGLLCEVLPGDVWGNPGGWPAWRVLLPHALAVAESARGGEGQLFADGCWLADRTATYWQGHGQLPAAIGLFEQTLTDRERVLGAEHPDTLISRNNLAYAYRAVGRVEQAIGLFEQTLTDRERVLGAEHPDTLISRNDLAGAYETAGRVEQAIGLYEQTLTDRERVLGAEHPDTLISRNNLAGAYETAGRVEQAIGLYEQTLTDRERVLGAEHPDTLISRNNLAGAYETAGRVEQAIGLYEQTLTDRERVLGAEHPDTLISRNNLAGAYETAGRVEQAIGLYEQTMAVAQRVLDQEHPWLATFRANLKRAREATATCDSSAPS from the coding sequence GTGGAGGTCGCGGAGTTCGCTGAGGTGTTCGCGGATGTGGTGGCGGCGCGGGTGGTGTTGGAGTCGGCGGGGTTGGTGCGGTCGCGGCATCCGGGGTGGACGACGGCGGTGGAGTTCTGGTCGGAGGCCGGCCGGCTTTTGGCTGCCGGCGTGGTGGTGGATGGTCGGGCGCGGTTGATGGGGGTGGCGGCGGGTCTTTTCCCGGGGAATGAGGTGTTCGCCGCGGGTGTGGCCGGCGGACTTGGTGATGGTGGGCGGGGTTTGTCGGTGTGGGGCGTGCCGGAGCGGCTGGTGCGGTTCGTGGGTCGTGAGGATTTGTTGGAGGAGGTGCATGCGGCTGCTGGGGCGGCGGCTCGGGTGTCGCTGGTTGCGTTGGATGGGCTGGGGGGTGTGGGGAAGACGGCGTTGGCGCTGGAGTATGCGCATCGTCATCGGGCGGAGTTTGACGTGGTGTGGTGGGTGGTGGCGGAGCGGGCAGAGTTGGTGGAGGCGCGGCTGGCGGAGTTGGCGGGGCCGTTGGGGTTGCCGGCCGAATCGGATGCGGATGCGGTGTGGGCGGCGTTGCGGGGGGTGGCTTCTTGGCTGGTCGTGTTCGACAACGTCGAGGAGGTAGCGGCGGTGGCGCGGTTTCGGCCGTCAGGGGGTGGTCGAGTGCTGGTGACGTCGCGGAATCGTGCGGTGCGGGGATTGGGGTCGGCGTGGATCGAGGTGCCGACGTTGGAACGGTCGGCGTCGTTGGAGCTGCTGGAATCAGGGCCGGCTGGGGCGGATCACGTGGGTGCGGACCGGGTGGCGGCCTTGTTGGGGGATTTGCCGTTGGCGGTGGATCAGGCGGCGGGTTACTTGGCGAGGACGGGGATATCGGCGCAGCGGTATGCGCGCCTGGTGGAGGCCCAGCCGGGGGTGATGTTGGGTCGGGGTCAGGTGGTGGATCGGCCGGACACGGTGGCGTCGGTGTGGCAGGTGTCGGTCACGTGGTTGCGGGCGGAGAATCCGGCGGCGGTGGGGCTGTTGGAGCTGTGTGCGTGGTGTGGGCCGGAGCCGATCCCAGTGGATCTGTTCACGGGGGACCACGTCGACTGGCCGGAGACTGCCGGCGATCGGGGTGGTCTGGCGGCGTTGCGGGTGGCGGCGGGTGATTCGGTGGCGTGGGAGGAGGCTGTGGGGGCGCTGGTGGGGTATAGCTTGGCGCGCCGTGATGGGGATGCGCTGGTGGTGCATCGCCTGGTGGCGGCGGTGACCCGGGAGGACGCGCCGGACGGGCGGTCTGACGAAGCGTTGCGGGTGCTGGCAGGTTTGCTGTGTGAGGTGCTGCCTGGTGACGTTTGGGGGAATCCCGGGGGTTGGCCGGCGTGGCGGGTACTGCTTCCGCACGCGCTGGCCGTGGCCGAGAGTGCACGTGGTGGAGAGGGCCAGTTGTTCGCGGATGGTTGCTGGCTGGCGGACCGGACAGCGACCTACTGGCAAGGTCATGGCCAACTCCCGGCCGCGATCGGCCTGTTCGAGCAGACCCTCACCGACCGGGAGCGGGTGTTGGGCGCGGAGCACCCGGACACGCTGATCTCGCGGAACAACCTGGCCTACGCCTACCGGGCGGTGGGGCGGGTGGAGCAGGCGATCGGTCTGTTCGAGCAGACCCTCACCGACCGGGAGCGGGTGTTGGGCGCGGAGCACCCGGACACGCTGATCTCGCGGAACGACCTGGCTGGCGCCTACGAGACAGCGGGGCGGGTGGAGCAGGCGATCGGCCTGTACGAGCAGACCCTCACCGACCGGGAGCGGGTGTTGGGCGCGGAGCACCCGGACACGCTGATCTCGCGGAACAACCTGGCCGGCGCCTACGAGACAGCGGGGCGGGTGGAGCAGGCGATCGGCCTGTACGAGCAGACCCTCACCGACCGGGAGCGGGTGTTGGGCGCGGAGCACCCGGACACGCTGATCTCGCGGAACAACCTGGCCGGCGCCTACGAGACAGCGGGGCGGGTGGAGCAGGCGATCGGCCTGTACGAGCAGACCCTCACCGACCGGGAGCGGGTGTTGGGCGCGGAGCACCCGGACACGCTGATCTCGCGGAACAACCTGGCCGGCGCCTACGAGACAGCGGGGCGGGTGGAGCAGGCGATCGGCCTGTACGAGCAGACCATGGCTGTTGCGCAACGGGTGTTGGACCAAGAGCATCCATGGTTGGCGACGTTTCGCGCGAATCTAAAGCGGGCTCGGGAGGCTACCGCCACATGCGACAGTTCGGCGCCTAGCTGA
- a CDS encoding recombinase family protein produces the protein MASMSDGVRAVCFARRGVGAASLADQRAAFETECAQRGWIADTGICQLGRGGGDGRTWAAVRRLVRTRRADVVVVDKLETIGSTEREIAQELVLLRHAGVRLLIAEFGSDTADAASFGPLVAEFGASVSLTAVAA, from the coding sequence ATGGCGAGTATGTCAGATGGGGTGCGGGCCGTGTGCTTCGCCCGTCGCGGAGTCGGAGCCGCTTCGCTGGCGGACCAGCGGGCGGCGTTCGAGACCGAGTGCGCCCAGCGCGGCTGGATCGCGGACACCGGGATCTGCCAGCTCGGACGCGGCGGAGGCGACGGCCGCACGTGGGCAGCGGTCCGCCGACTGGTCCGGACCCGCCGGGCGGACGTCGTCGTGGTCGACAAGCTGGAGACGATCGGCAGCACGGAGCGGGAGATCGCCCAGGAGTTGGTGTTGCTGCGGCACGCCGGGGTCCGGCTGCTGATCGCCGAGTTCGGGTCGGACACCGCCGACGCCGCCTCGTTCGGCCCCCTGGTCGCCGAGTTCGGCGCGAGCGTCTCCCTGACGGCGGTAGCCGCATGA
- a CDS encoding sulfotransferase family protein, with protein MALPDFLVIGVPKAGTTALHAALSRHPGLFLPAVKEPKFFLSEGPPPARGGPGDAQTYQEHVWRRADYEALFDPAAEDALLGEATPFYLYDLDAQNRIRRLLPKARLVVLLRNPVDRAHSNWTHLWAAGLEAERDFVRACALEEQRRAAGWAHFWHYVSQGRYGAQLAHLFSLFSRDQVLLLRYRELREEPVATLDKVCDFLGVATGQLGVVPSENVTPFVADTPVNAVLRALLRTGGQIGHHFPVPVRQVARGPLLTALQRQKGGRPALTPRQRAAVLPYFVEDIALLEEVTGLSYADWLTTGVEPDTIDDGS; from the coding sequence ATGGCCCTACCCGACTTTCTCGTGATCGGCGTGCCGAAGGCCGGGACGACCGCGCTGCACGCCGCCCTCAGCCGGCATCCCGGGTTGTTCCTTCCGGCGGTGAAGGAGCCGAAGTTCTTCCTGTCCGAGGGCCCGCCGCCGGCGCGGGGCGGCCCCGGCGACGCGCAGACATACCAGGAGCACGTCTGGCGGCGCGCCGACTACGAGGCCCTGTTCGACCCGGCGGCGGAGGACGCGCTGCTGGGCGAGGCCACGCCGTTCTACCTGTACGACCTGGACGCGCAGAACCGGATCCGGCGGCTGCTGCCGAAGGCGCGGCTTGTCGTGCTGCTGCGCAACCCGGTGGACCGGGCGCACTCGAACTGGACCCATCTGTGGGCGGCCGGACTCGAGGCGGAACGGGACTTCGTCCGGGCCTGCGCGCTGGAGGAGCAGCGTCGGGCCGCCGGCTGGGCGCACTTCTGGCACTACGTCTCCCAGGGCCGGTACGGCGCCCAGCTCGCGCACCTGTTCAGCCTGTTCTCCCGGGATCAGGTCCTGCTGCTGCGCTACCGCGAGCTACGCGAGGAGCCCGTCGCGACCCTGGACAAGGTGTGCGACTTCCTCGGGGTGGCCACCGGCCAGCTCGGGGTGGTGCCGTCGGAGAACGTGACGCCGTTCGTCGCGGACACCCCGGTCAACGCGGTCCTGCGGGCCTTGCTGCGCACGGGCGGCCAGATCGGCCACCACTTCCCGGTCCCCGTCCGCCAGGTCGCGCGTGGCCCGCTGCTCACGGCGCTTCAGCGGCAGAAGGGCGGACGGCCGGCCCTCACCCCGCGACAGCGGGCCGCCGTGCTGCCCTACTTCGTCGAGGACATCGCGCTGCTGGAGGAGGTCACCGGCCTGTCCTACGCCGACTGGCTGACCACCGGCGTCGAGCCGGACACCATCGACGACGGCTCCTGA